The Kribbella sp. NBC_00662 nucleotide sequence GATCAGCAAGTAGACCGGCGCGAGCCAGATCAGCCCCAGGACGACCAGGAAGGGAGTCTTAACCCTGCTCACGGGCATCCCCCAACTGGTAGCGCAGGTACAGGATCGATGCCGCGAACGTGACCAGGCTGAGGAACAGCGCGATCGCCGCACCCTGGCCGTAATCGTTCAGCACGAAAGTCTCCTTGTACATGGACAGCGCCAGCGTCTCGGACGACGTACCGGGACCGCCCTGCGTCATCACCCACACCACATCGAACGTCTTCAGGCTGCCGACGATCGACAACCCGATGACCACCGTCGTGATCGGGCGGAGCTGCGGCCAGAGGTGGTGGCGGAACAGACTGAAGCCCTCCGCACCGTCCAGCCGCGCTGCCTCGAGCGGCTCGCCCGGGATCGACTGCAACCCGACCACGAACAGCAAGGCGTTCACACCGGCTGCCTGCCAGGTGACAGCCACGATCATCATCAGCGTGTTGCCGGGACCGGCCTGCAGCCAGCCCGTGTGAGCACCTGGCAGCCCGAAGAACCCGAGCGCCTGCCCCAGTGCGCCGTCGGGCTGGAGCACGAAGCCCCAGATGACACCGACAGCCACACCGGAGATCGCGTACGGCAGCAGGAACGGCAGCCGCAGCCACGTGCCCCACTTGTGTCCATAGGTCAGTACTGCGATCAGCAGCCCGAGTACTACGGGCAGGGTCACCATCCCGACGACCCACAGCAGCGTGTTGACGAGCGCCCCGGTCAGATCGGGGTCGCTGAACATCGCCTTGTAGTTCGCCAGCCCGGACCACACCGGCGACGCCAGTCCGTCGTACTGCGTGAAGCTGACGTACGTCGTCCACAGGAACGGCAGGTACAACAGCAGTGCGACCACGCCGGCGGCAGGCAATCCGAACAGCGGCGCCATCCGGGCCCCGGTCCGGTCCGGGCGCTGCGTGCTCGCCCGGACCTTCACCGGTGGCCGTTCGATCGTTGAAGTCACTTCTGCTTGGCCCAGTACGCGTCCGCCTCGGCCTGGATCTTCTGCAGGCCCGGCATCGGGTCACCCGGCTTGGTCACGAACGCGCCGAACACCTCGAGCGCCTTGTTCGCGACAGGTACGGGCGTCGCCTCGAACCACCGGTTGATCAGCCGGTACCCGTCACCGCCGACGTCCTTGTTCAGCGCCGCCAGACCTGGGTCCTTGACCTCCGCCTTCGGGTTGAACGACAGGTCGCCACGGGAGTTCGCCCACGCGGTCTGCGCTTGCGGCGTGACCCACCAGTCGGTCCACTTCTTCACCGTCGACGCGTGGTCGCTCGCCGCGGCCGAGCACACCGGTCCGGTCTCGAAGATCATCGAGGTCTTCGGCAGCGACGGGTTCACGTTCGGGATCACGAAGAAGTCGTAGTCGGTGCCGGCCTTCATCTTCAGCGTGTTCAGGTTGCCGCTGAACCAGGTGCCGAAGTTGATCATCGCGACGTCGCCGTTCTTCAGCTGCGCCTGCGGCTCGGTCTTCGAGCCCGGGTCGCTGAAGTCTCCGGCGTCGATCATCTTCTTCCACTCGTTCATCACGTCGACCACACCGGGGTCGGTGTACTTCGCCTGGCCGGCCGCGAGCTTGTCGTACAGGTCGGGGTCCTTGCCCGCGAGCAGCGTCTCGAACCAGACGAACGAGAACAGGATGTTGGTCTGGTAGAACGGCTTCACGCCGATCGCCTTGACCTTGTCCGCGACCTGGGTCAGCTCGGCCCACGTCTTCGGCGTCTGCGTGATACCGGCCTTCTTGAAGACGGCCTTGTTGTAGTACATCACCCAGTAGCCGGCGTTCAGCGGCACGCAGTACTGCTTGTCGCCGTAGGTGAAGTACTGCTTGAGCTGCTCCGGGATGTTGCCGTCAGCAACCGCCTTGGTCCACTGGTCGGTGGTGTCGGCGACGAGCTTCTGGTCCACCAGATCCTGAAGCTCCTTGCCGGTGTGCCAGGTGAACAGGTCCGCCTTCTCCTTGGTCCGGAACGACGACCGGATGAACGCGGTGTACGTGTTCGAGTCGGAGTACCCGACCGGCTCCATACCGACGCCGATGTCCTTCTTGCTGGCCGCGCCGACCTGGGTGAAGGCATCCTTCCAGCCACCCTTGTCGTTGTAGAACTTCAGCGAGTCGACCGGCTTGTCCTCGCCCTTCTTCGGAGCAGCCGCCCCGCCGCCTCCACAGGCGGACAGCGCGAGCGCGCCGGCGATCACCAGGGCAGCCAGCGCCTTCCGGTTGGTCTTGCGTTGCATTGGTGCGTCCTTCCAGCTCAGGGGTGCTGAAGTCTTTGGTTGATGACGGTCAGTACGCCGTCGAGGTGTTCGCGGGTGAGGAGCTCGGCGAGGTCTGAGTCGCCGGAGCGGACCGCTTCGTAGATCGCGCGGTGCTCGTCCAGGTCGGCCTGGCGGTCGCCGTGGATGTGCAGGATCTCCAGCTGCTCCCGTGCGTTCACGACGGTCACCGACTCGACCACCTCGGCCAAGGTGGCGTTGCCGGACGCCTGTGCCAGTGAGCGGTGGAAGTCCATGTTCACCTCGGCCAGCCGGGCGTGGTCGCCGGATGCGATCAGCTCGGCCGCAGTACTGAGGTCCTGTTCCATCTGCTCGAGTGCGGCCGCGTCACGCGTCACTGCGGCCAGTGCGGCAACCGGCGGCTCGATCAGCGCGCGAGCCTGCAGGAGCTCGACCAATCGGTCCGCACTCGGCGCCAGGGCGAGGGGGTTGGCCAGCACCAGACGGCCGACGTTCGGACCGACGTACACACCGGAGCCGTGCCGGAGTTCCACTGCGCCGGTCGCCTCCAGCCGGCGCAGCGCCTCCCGGACAGTCGGTACGGCGACCTTGAACCGCTCCGCCAGCGACCGCACGGACTCGAACTGGTCGCCGACCGACAGCTTCCGCTCGGCGATCAGCGCCAGCATCGACGTCGCCAGATCGTCCAGCAGACTGCGGCGTACGACGCCACCCGAAGTACTCACTTGGCCGCCGCCAGAGTCACGCCGAGGAAGCGGGGCCGGTAGATGCTCACGTCGCCGTACAGGTCGTCACTGACGAGGCTGTTGACGTTGTAGCTGACCAGGAGTTCGTTGCCGCGACGCAGGTCCGGGTGCTCGTGCGAGTTGTACGTGATGATGTTCCCGCCGGTCTCCGGGGTCTGGTACAGCTCGACCGGCTTCACCCACGGACCGGTCGGCGAGCAGGAGAAGTACCCGACGACGCGCTTGCTGAACAGCTCCTTGGTGTCGTGCGTGACCAGCAGGTAGCCGTCCTTGAACTGGGTCACGCTGTGCTCGTTGGCCACACCCTCGAGCACCCGGACCGACGCGGCCTCGTCCGAGGACCAGCCGGAACCGGTCCAGTACTCCCACGGCTTTGCGGTCAGGTCGTCACCGCGGACGCGGGCAACATGCTGGTACTTCGAGGAGCCCAGGTCCTCGACGCCGTAGATGTAGGTGTAGCCGCGATCACGCAGCAGCCAGCCGGACCACTGCACGTTCGCGGCCGAGGGCAGCGGGGTGAGCGACTTGAGCTTGAAGGTTTTGCTGTCGAAGCGGGCGAGGTAGTTGCTGGCCCAGTGCCAGTCCCATTGGCCCGTCCCGGTCTTCACGAACCGCAGCGCGGTCACGTCGAGGTCCCGGCCGGCGTGACTGGTCTGGGCGGCACCGATCCAGTACCAGCCGTCGGACGGCGGCGGGATGAGCGCGGTCGGGCTGGACGGCGTACCGCCGGTGACGGTCTTCAGGCTCTTGCCCTGCTGGATCACGAACGAGTTGTTGATGAACGGCGCGGTCGTCGGGCGGCTGCCGTCCGGGTTGACCGGCCCGAGGAACGTGTCGGAGAAGATCCACGCCGTCCGCCCGCCGGGGAGCGCGACGGAGTAGGTGCTGTCCGCGCCGGTCCACCCCTTCCCGGTGTTGCTGTAGGCGTTCAGCAGGCTCTCGGGCGCGACGTGCGGCGTCGTCCGCGCGGTCCAGTTCGTGCTCACCGCGCTGCAGCTCGACGGGGTGGCGGAGGCGGCAGGCATACCGAGGCCCGCCGCCGTGAGAGACAACGCGACAAGTGCTACCAAAGGGCGCGACATGAAAATGATCAGATCACTTGGTCATTTTCCGTGTCAAGACCCAGGGTGCGATCAGGGTGTGTACCGAGCTTCGTGCTACCGCGCGGGTGGGAGGATCGGGGGCATGAAGAACTTGATCATCAGGTTGCTGGCCAACGCGGTCGCGCTGGCGGTCGCGAGTTGGCTGGTCGCCGGCATCACGCTGCAGGGCGCGACCACCGGCAGGCGCGTGCTCACGCTGCTGATCGTCGCCGCGATCTTCGGCGTCGTGAACGCGATCGTGAAGCCCGTGGTGAAGGTGCTGTCCTTCCCGCTGCTGATCCTCACCCTCGGTCTGCTGACCTTCGTGATCAACGCCCTGATGCTGTGGCTGACGTCCTGGATCACCGGCAAGCTCGACGTCCAGTTCCACGTCGACGGCTTCTGGGCCGCACTGTTCGGCGCGCTGATCATCACCGTCGTCGGCATGATCATCAACATCGTCCTGCCGGACAAGGCCGAAGTTCACTAGTGCACGTCGAGATCGTCTGTACCGGGAACATCTGCCGGTCGCCGATGGCCGAGGTGGTTCTGCGGGCCAAGCTCGCCGACGCCGGGATCGGCGACGTCGAGGTGACCAGCTCAGGCACCGGCGGCTGGCACGTCGGCGACCGGATGGACCCGCGCGCCGCGGCCGCACTGCGCCGGCGCGGGTACGACGGCAGCGCGCACCGGGCTCGTCAGTTCGAGCGCGCCGCGGACCTCACGCTCGCCATGGACTCGGGACATGTCGCCGAGCTGCGTCGCCGGGGTACGACGGCGCAGCTGTTCGCGGCTGACGACGTACCGGATCCGTACTACGGCGAGGACGAAGGCTTCGACGAGGTCCTCGCACAGATCGAGAAGGCGGCCGACCAGTGGGTCGGCCGCCTCGCTCACCCGGCCTAGCTCTACTGCGGGAGGTCCTGATGACGGAGCCACCGGGCCGCACGAGCACCAGCGCCATCCCGGGAGACGGTGGAGCGGACGGCCGACACTGACCAACACGCCACACGACCGCCGAGCGACGGCACCGCACGCCTGACCACGCCGGACCACGGCCTGCCGGGCTCAGTTGGTCAGTGCGCCGCGTCCGCGCCCTGATGCACTCCGGCCGGGGTGCTAACTCTGGCCGATCCCCGACTTCAGGCTGACGAACCAGTCGACCGTCGGGTCGAACTCCTTGCCGCCCGCGATCCGCGGGAACTCGATCGCGCGCAGCTCGTCGCCGCGCTCCTCGTCGTGGCCGACCACACCGCTCTCACCGCGCAGCGCCGCGTCGACGGCGTAGTCGGTGCACTCCTTGATCAGCGCGAGGTCGCGGTCGTTGGACGCGGCCGAGCGGCTGAAGTACCCGCTCTTCTGCACCATCGTCTTCTCGGCGCCGATCCGCTCCGCGAACTGCTTGGCGAACCAGGCGCCCGGGTTGATCGTGTCCAGCTTCACGTGCCCGAACGGGTCCCGCGGGACGTCCTCGCCACGCGCCTCCAGCTCGGCCACGATCGACGGCACGCCGGCGCCCTCGGACAGGAAGATGTTGACGCAGTCCTCGGAGTCCATCACCTTGCGCAGCCGCTCGGCCTCGGCGTCCAGGTCGATCGTTGCCTCCGGCACATACACGGCGTGCACCGACCAACCGGCCTTGTCCAGACCGATCCCCGGGTTCCACTCCTGCTCGTCGACCCACTGCTGGTACGCCTGCGCCGTTGCCGCGGTCAACCATCCGCAGTTCCGCCCCATCACCTCGTGGACGATCAGCATCCGCGGGTTCGAGCTGTGCTCGGCGATGATGTTGCGGGCGAACAGCGCGCCCTGCTCGGCCGCGGTCCACGCACCCAGGCTCTGCCGGATCGGGATCACGTCGTTGTCGATGGTCTTCGGCAGGCCGACCACGGTCAGGTCGTAGTCGTGCTCGTGCAGATACGCCGCGAGGTCGGCTGCCGTCGTGTTGGTGTCGTCGCCGCCGATGGTGTGCAGGACGTCGACGCCGTCCGCGACCAGCCGCTCGGCGGCGACCTGGAGGGCGTTCTGCCCGTCCTGGATCAGGCCCCGCTTGACCAGGTCGGCGGTGTTGGTCAGCTTCACCCGGCTGTTGCCGATCGGGCTGCCGCCGAACTTGTGCAGCAGCGACGCCTTCTCCCGCACCTCCGGCGTCACGTCGAGGAAGCGGCCGCTGAGCAGGCCGTGGTACCCGTTCAGGTAGGCGATGATCTCCACGTCGGGCGCCACCTCGGTGTAGCGCTCGATCAGCCCGCCGACGGCGGACGACAGGCAGGGCGCGAGCCCGCCGGCGGTGAGCAGGGCAACTCTGCGGACAGACTTGTCGGCAGCCATGGGCCAGGGTCCTTCCGGGAACGTCGCTGAAGTCGGCACCAGACTAGTGATGCAGACCACTCCGAGCGCTGGTTGGGGTTCACCCAGCGGACAACGGCACCGAGCGCGGCGGGACCGGCGTCGAGACGATGAACGAGCTGGTGGTCTGCCCGTGCACCAGGAACCTGTCCAGAACGTCCTCGAGGGCGGCGATCTCGGCGACCTGGACGCGCATCAGGAAGCAGTCCTCACCCGAGATCCGGTGGCACTCGACGACTTCCGGCGTACGACCGGCCAGCTCGATGATCCTCGGGATCTGGTTCGGCCCCGGCCGCAGCCGCACCCAGGCGGCGACCGGACGACCGAGCGCCGCCGGGTCGATGTCGACGCGGTACCCGCGGATCACGCCAGACTCCTCCAGCCGCGCCACCCGCTCCCGCACGGTCGGCGTGGAGACGCCCAGCCGGCGGGCCAGCTCAGTGGTCCGCAACCGGGGGTCCGCGATCAGCTCGTCCAGGATTCGAGTATTGAGCTCATCCAGCATCTGACTTCTCGTTTCGGTAAGCACGACCGCCTCCTAGGCTCCGATCTGCCATAGAAACTCGCAGACCTCGTTCTTACTGTAGTGACCGTGACAACCCTCGCAGAAGCCCCGCCCCGGACCGCTCTCGCGACCGGCGCCGCCGCCGTGACCGTCGTCCTGTGGGCCTCGTCCTTCGTCGCGATCCGGCACGTCGGCACCGAGATCTCGGCGGGCGCGCTCTCGCTGGCCCGGCTCGGACTCGGCAGCATCTTCCTCGGCGCGCTTCTCTTCACCCGTCGCGCGCCCGCCGTACGCCGGTGGCCGACCCGTCGTGACTGGCTGCCGTTGATCGCCTGCGGCGTGCTGTGGTTCGGCGTCTACAACATCGCCCTCAACGAAGCCGAGCGGCGCCTCGACGCCGGTACGTCGGCCATGCTCGTCCACATCGCCCCGCTACTGATCGCCGTACTCGCGGGCCTGGGTCTTGGCGAAGGTTTCCCGCGGCAGTTGGTGATCGGCGGTCTGGTCGCGTTCGCAGGCATCGTCATCATCGGTACGTCGACCTCGAGCGGCCGCGCCGAGACCTGGGGCGTCGTGCTCTGCGTCGTCGCCGCGATCTCCTACGCCGTCGGAGTGGTCACGCAGAAGCCGCTGCTGAGCCGACTGCCCGCCGCTGAGGTCACCTGGCTGGCCTGCACCATCGGCGCGGTCGTCTGCCTGCCCTTCGCCCCCACGCTGGTCGATGAGCTCGGCACTGCCGACGCGTCGACGATCTGGTGGGTCGTGTACCTGGCTGCCTTCCCCACCGCTCTCGGCTTCACCACCTGGGCCTTCGCGCTCCGCCGTACCAGCGCGGGCCGCATGGGCGTGACGGTGTACGCCGTACCGGTTGTGGCGATCGTGCTCGGCTGGCTGTTCCTGGGCGAGACCCCTGCCGTGCTTGCGCTGGCCGGCGGGGCGCTGTGCCTGACCGGAGTCGCAATCTCCCGGAGGACCGCATGAAGTTCGGAGTGTTCGTACCGCAGGGCTGGCGGATGGATCTGGTCGAGCTGACCGATCCGGTCGAGCAGTGGGAGGCCATGACCGCCGTTGCCAAGGCGGCGGACGCAGGTCCGTGGGACTCGATCTGGCTCTTCGACCACTTCCACACCGTCCCGGAGCCGGTCCGCGAGACCGTCTTCGAGATGTGGACCACGACAGCCGCTCTGGCCCGTGACACCTCGCGGGTGAACCTCGGCCAGCTCGTCGGCTGCAACGGGTACCGCAACCCCGCACTGGTCGCCAAGCTGGCCGCCACTGTCGATGTGGCGAGCCACGGCCGCATGTACGCCGGACTGGGCGCCGGCTGGTCCGAGCACGAGTGGAAGGCCTACGGCTACCCCTGGACGAGTCAGAAGGAGCGGATGGGGTCGTTCGTCGAGTCCGTCGAGCTGATCCACCGGTTGTGGACCGAGGACGACGTGGTGTTCGAGGGGCAGTACCACTCGGTCGACAAGCCGTACGTCGTGCCACGGCGCAAGCCCAAGCTCTGGATCGGTGGCGGCGGTGAACGCGTCACATTGCGACTAGTTGCAAAGTACGGCGACGCCTGCAACTTCGGCACCGGCCGCGTCGACGTGATCAAGAAGAAGCTCGCGATCCTCCGGCAGCACTGCGAGGACGTCGGCCGCGACTACGACGAGATCATCAAGTCGACCAGCCTCAACGTGTTCCCGATCGAGGCCGGCGCGGATCCGGTGACCGCGACAGCCAAGGCCCGCGGACGGTACAGCCTGGACGAGTTCCTGGAGATCGGCTCCGGCGGAACGTCCCACGTGCTGGCGGAGGTGGTCACGACGAAGGAGCTCAGCGAGCACATCGAACAGCTGGCCGAGGCAGGGGTCGACTACGTCATCTCCTACATCCCCGGCGTCGCGTACGACCACGAGCCGATGCAGCGCTACGCCGAGGACGTCGTGCAGCAGTTCAGCTGAAGGCGGTCCTCAGATGCTGGTGGATGCCGTCGTACGCCGTCACCGGTGGGAGCAGCCGTTTCGGGACCTTGGTGACCACGCTGTAGTTGGCGTCCACCACGTTGGCCAGCGGGACCTCGCTGACCTGGCTGAGCAGCTGGTACGCATCCAGCTTGTCCAGGCCGTAGAGCGAGCTGAGCCAGTTCACCATGTCGACCTGGCCGGCTCGCCACGCATCCTCGAGCGGCCGGGCCGATCCGATGACAGCGAGATACTCGTCGTTCTCCAGCCGCGGCCACACCGGTCCGGGCGTCTTGAGCAGGTCGACGATCAGTACGACGTTCATCGCACCCTCGACCGCCGTACCGCAGGACTCACCCTCGCCCTGCCGGTAGTGCCCGTCACCGACGGAGAACAGTGCTCCCTCGACGTTCACCCTCAG carries:
- a CDS encoding DMT family transporter, whose product is MTTLAEAPPRTALATGAAAVTVVLWASSFVAIRHVGTEISAGALSLARLGLGSIFLGALLFTRRAPAVRRWPTRRDWLPLIACGVLWFGVYNIALNEAERRLDAGTSAMLVHIAPLLIAVLAGLGLGEGFPRQLVIGGLVAFAGIVIIGTSTSSGRAETWGVVLCVVAAISYAVGVVTQKPLLSRLPAAEVTWLACTIGAVVCLPFAPTLVDELGTADASTIWWVVYLAAFPTALGFTTWAFALRRTSAGRMGVTVYAVPVVAIVLGWLFLGETPAVLALAGGALCLTGVAISRRTA
- a CDS encoding Lrp/AsnC family transcriptional regulator yields the protein MLDELNTRILDELIADPRLRTTELARRLGVSTPTVRERVARLEESGVIRGYRVDIDPAALGRPVAAWVRLRPGPNQIPRIIELAGRTPEVVECHRISGEDCFLMRVQVAEIAALEDVLDRFLVHGQTTSSFIVSTPVPPRSVPLSAG
- a CDS encoding ABC transporter substrate-binding protein translates to MQRKTNRKALAALVIAGALALSACGGGGAAAPKKGEDKPVDSLKFYNDKGGWKDAFTQVGAASKKDIGVGMEPVGYSDSNTYTAFIRSSFRTKEKADLFTWHTGKELQDLVDQKLVADTTDQWTKAVADGNIPEQLKQYFTYGDKQYCVPLNAGYWVMYYNKAVFKKAGITQTPKTWAELTQVADKVKAIGVKPFYQTNILFSFVWFETLLAGKDPDLYDKLAAGQAKYTDPGVVDVMNEWKKMIDAGDFSDPGSKTEPQAQLKNGDVAMINFGTWFSGNLNTLKMKAGTDYDFFVIPNVNPSLPKTSMIFETGPVCSAAASDHASTVKKWTDWWVTPQAQTAWANSRGDLSFNPKAEVKDPGLAALNKDVGGDGYRLINRWFEATPVPVANKALEVFGAFVTKPGDPMPGLQKIQAEADAYWAKQK
- a CDS encoding TIGR03560 family F420-dependent LLM class oxidoreductase, translated to MKFGVFVPQGWRMDLVELTDPVEQWEAMTAVAKAADAGPWDSIWLFDHFHTVPEPVRETVFEMWTTTAALARDTSRVNLGQLVGCNGYRNPALVAKLAATVDVASHGRMYAGLGAGWSEHEWKAYGYPWTSQKERMGSFVESVELIHRLWTEDDVVFEGQYHSVDKPYVVPRRKPKLWIGGGGERVTLRLVAKYGDACNFGTGRVDVIKKKLAILRQHCEDVGRDYDEIIKSTSLNVFPIEAGADPVTATAKARGRYSLDEFLEIGSGGTSHVLAEVVTTKELSEHIEQLAEAGVDYVISYIPGVAYDHEPMQRYAEDVVQQFS
- a CDS encoding pyrophosphate--fructose-6-phosphate 1-phosphotransferase, giving the protein MAADKSVRRVALLTAGGLAPCLSSAVGGLIERYTEVAPDVEIIAYLNGYHGLLSGRFLDVTPEVREKASLLHKFGGSPIGNSRVKLTNTADLVKRGLIQDGQNALQVAAERLVADGVDVLHTIGGDDTNTTAADLAAYLHEHDYDLTVVGLPKTIDNDVIPIRQSLGAWTAAEQGALFARNIIAEHSSNPRMLIVHEVMGRNCGWLTAATAQAYQQWVDEQEWNPGIGLDKAGWSVHAVYVPEATIDLDAEAERLRKVMDSEDCVNIFLSEGAGVPSIVAELEARGEDVPRDPFGHVKLDTINPGAWFAKQFAERIGAEKTMVQKSGYFSRSAASNDRDLALIKECTDYAVDAALRGESGVVGHDEERGDELRAIEFPRIAGGKEFDPTVDWFVSLKSGIGQS
- a CDS encoding DUF4185 domain-containing protein, which translates into the protein MSTNWTARTTPHVAPESLLNAYSNTGKGWTGADSTYSVALPGGRTAWIFSDTFLGPVNPDGSRPTTAPFINNSFVIQQGKSLKTVTGGTPSSPTALIPPPSDGWYWIGAAQTSHAGRDLDVTALRFVKTGTGQWDWHWASNYLARFDSKTFKLKSLTPLPSAANVQWSGWLLRDRGYTYIYGVEDLGSSKYQHVARVRGDDLTAKPWEYWTGSGWSSDEAASVRVLEGVANEHSVTQFKDGYLLVTHDTKELFSKRVVGYFSCSPTGPWVKPVELYQTPETGGNIITYNSHEHPDLRRGNELLVSYNVNSLVSDDLYGDVSIYRPRFLGVTLAAAK
- a CDS encoding FadR/GntR family transcriptional regulator, whose amino-acid sequence is MSTSGGVVRRSLLDDLATSMLALIAERKLSVGDQFESVRSLAERFKVAVPTVREALRRLEATGAVELRHGSGVYVGPNVGRLVLANPLALAPSADRLVELLQARALIEPPVAALAAVTRDAAALEQMEQDLSTAAELIASGDHARLAEVNMDFHRSLAQASGNATLAEVVESVTVVNAREQLEILHIHGDRQADLDEHRAIYEAVRSGDSDLAELLTREHLDGVLTVINQRLQHP
- a CDS encoding phage holin family protein, whose translation is MKNLIIRLLANAVALAVASWLVAGITLQGATTGRRVLTLLIVAAIFGVVNAIVKPVVKVLSFPLLILTLGLLTFVINALMLWLTSWITGKLDVQFHVDGFWAALFGALIITVVGMIINIVLPDKAEVH
- a CDS encoding carbohydrate ABC transporter permease codes for the protein MTSTIERPPVKVRASTQRPDRTGARMAPLFGLPAAGVVALLLYLPFLWTTYVSFTQYDGLASPVWSGLANYKAMFSDPDLTGALVNTLLWVVGMVTLPVVLGLLIAVLTYGHKWGTWLRLPFLLPYAISGVAVGVIWGFVLQPDGALGQALGFFGLPGAHTGWLQAGPGNTLMMIVAVTWQAAGVNALLFVVGLQSIPGEPLEAARLDGAEGFSLFRHHLWPQLRPITTVVIGLSIVGSLKTFDVVWVMTQGGPGTSSETLALSMYKETFVLNDYGQGAAIALFLSLVTFAASILYLRYQLGDAREQG
- a CDS encoding low molecular weight protein-tyrosine-phosphatase is translated as MHVEIVCTGNICRSPMAEVVLRAKLADAGIGDVEVTSSGTGGWHVGDRMDPRAAAALRRRGYDGSAHRARQFERAADLTLAMDSGHVAELRRRGTTAQLFAADDVPDPYYGEDEGFDEVLAQIEKAADQWVGRLAHPA